Proteins from a genomic interval of Medicago truncatula cultivar Jemalong A17 chromosome 3, MtrunA17r5.0-ANR, whole genome shotgun sequence:
- the LOC120579642 gene encoding uncharacterized protein, with amino-acid sequence MFRAYVLYLIGSRIMPNNSGNLVHLSFLQLLDKSPEEVGQYSWGSACLATLYRSLCDGAIYGNTEMPGCTILLQAWAWSRMSCLAPVPRIPPQAHAQLPLANIWLEHGNKFVENPRHNLVCTRLKIDTMTYDQFSWRPYVNFNYSNEEESQIWSANTYLICFQIVERHQTDRVRLQFGLPQHPPSLPENLKDFHKINLSKDRIKGSWGDKHHRQVQNWNQRHQLALHGVRYNHEVYPNRQYFAWYWEFFGDHLWLSREVLLSNPRQACASILPGLPRDYPAVQQTYTVPDENMWSNTPPPYNQFMTPPPTNFDQTFNPSTNYNYNQTYQSPPQPTNQILHNTPIPYPTYSQQSHHGESSRTSNYSFDDYNPTQYTTQTGYPDQSQYSSFNLPTPPHFVNYPQTSYAPQWPNSQTNPIENLAAGFNDDDFVNEIWTNSASQMQNEVAMETNDDAEILDEDVEEEEEEEAEEQHQRPVRNKKDKLCATGGHSLHWRN; translated from the exons ATGTTTAGAGCCTATGTCTTATACTTGATAGGCTCTCGAATAATGCCTAATAATAGTGGTAATCTTGTACATTTATCGTTTTTGCAATTGTTGGATAAATCACCTGAGGAGGTTGGACAGTATAGTTGGGGTTCAGCTTGTTTGGCCACGCTATATAGATCCTTGTGTGACGGTGCAATATATGGCAATACCGAAATGCCTGGGTGCACAATTCTCTTGCAAGCATGGGCGTGGTCAAGAATGTCATGCTTAGCTCCCGTGCCAAGGATACCACCGCAAGCTCATGCACAACTTCCGTTGGCAAATAT ATGGCTAGAACATGGTAATAAATTCGTGGAAAATCCTCGGCATAATCTTGTATGTACGCGTTTAAAAATCGACACCATGACATATGATCAG TTCTCCTGGAGGCCTTATGTCAACTTCAATTACAGCAACGAAGAAGAAAGCCAGATATGGTCTGCAAACACATATCTCATCTGTTTTCAGATTGTCGAGAGACATCAGACAGACAGAGTAAGGCTTCAATTTGGCTTACCGCAACACCCACCTTCCTTACcagaaaatttgaaagatttccACAAAATTAATTTGTCAAAAGATAGAATTAAAGGCTCGTGGGGAGATAAGCATCATCGTCAAGTCCAAAATTGGAACCAACGTCATCAATTAGCACTTCACGGCGTTCGGTATAACCATGAGGTTTATCCAAATCGTCAATATTTTGCATGGTATTGggaatttttcggagatcaTCTGTGGCTTTCTAGAGAAGTATTATTGTCAAACCCAAGGCAAGCATGTGCATCAATTTTACCAGGATTGCCGCGTGACTATCCTGCAGTCCAACAAACTTATACGGTGCCAGATGAAAATATGTGGTCAAATACACCTCCACCCTATAACCAATTCATGACACCTCCACCCACTAACTTTGACCAAACCTTTAACCCATCCACCAACTACAACTACAACCAAACTTACCAATCACCGCCACAACCCACAAACCAAATCTTACATAACACCCCAATCCCATATCCAACCTATTCTCAACAAAGTCATCATGGAGAAAGCTCTCGAACATCAAACTATTCATTTGATGACTACAATCCAACTCAATACACCACACAAACCGGTTATCCAGACCAATCACAATACTCCTCGTTCAACCTACCAACCCCTCCACACTTTGTCAACTATCCCCAAACAAGCTATGCACCTCAATGGCCAAATTCACAAACAAATCCCATAGAAAATCTGGCAGCAGGGTTTAATGACGATGACTTCGTTAATGAAATCTGGACCAATTCAGCTTCACAAATGCAAAATGAAGTCGCTATGGAAACTAACGATGATGCTGAAATTCTTGACGAGGAtgtggaagaggaagaggaagaggaagcgGAAGAGCAACACCAACGACCCGTACggaacaaaaaagataaattatgtgctACGGGAGGTCATAGTTTACATTGGCGTAATTGA
- the LOC11436127 gene encoding uncharacterized protein isoform X1 — protein sequence MKHQPSHPREKNNNVEEDIIRYNRKGKCLVADPVASDVKTKCLNLSTSSYGVARKSSLNHQVEVSPHISVTSSFSKVDSWAYPKGPRGKRKQANAPRVLCIDDKENNVYSTRSPEGRNAVRKSCLLPVSAGDAIKFETLHDMRPLLLEHVEILSNKSVVQSSSEISASVAPSEGIKISNANHTCNKHRKKACEKNLPKSSLLKELSRLGVPKSTLEMMNKDLRHRRDMTNVRVLFSQQLDGNVLKQQQKILARLNISTASNSVEATHFITDKFTHTKNMLEAMALGNLVLTHSWLESCGQANFLIDEKNYILRDMKKEKEIGFTMPVSLARARQKPLLKLVDEKQIFADKNDNILDDLLVLSCEEDFAICRHFLKRGAAVYSSELVLNGIIIQKLELERYNLIYESHLSFILMI from the exons ATGAAACATCAACCAAGCCATCCTAGAGAGAAGAACAATAATGTTGAGGAGGATATTATTAGATATAACAGGAAGGGAAAGTGTTTAGTggcagatccagtggcttcagATGTTAAGACTAAATGTCTTAATTTATCTACTAGCTCATATGGCGTGGCTAGGAAGAGCAGTTTGAACCACCAGGTTGAAGTTAGTCCACATATATCAGTTACCAGCAGTTTTTCAAAGGTTGATTCTTGGGCTTATCCGAAAGGACCAAGAGGGAAAAGAAAGCAAGCTAATGCCCCAAGAGTTTTGTGTATTGATGATAAAGAAAACAATGTCTATTCCACTAGAAGTCCAGAGGGCCGAAATGCTGTGCGTAAATCTTGTCTTCTCCCAGTTTCAGCTGGTGATGCTATAAAATTTGAAACACTGCATGATATGCGTCCCTTGTTGCTGGAACATGTTGAAATATTATCAAACAAGAGTGTTGTACAATCGAGTTCAGAAATTTCTGCTTCAGTTGCTCCAAGTGAAggcataaaaatttcaaatgctAACCATACATGCAATAAGCACCGCAAAAAAGCATGTGAGAAAAACCTGCCAAAGTCTTCACTTTTGAAGGAACTTAGCAGATTAGGTGTTCCCAAATCCACATTAGAAATGATGAATAAAGATTTGAGACATCGAAGAGATATGACAAATGTTCGAGTTCTGTTTAGTCAACAGTTGGATGGCAATGTCCTCAAGCAACAACAGAAG ATCTTGGCGCGTCTTAATATATCTACTGCATCAAACTCAGTGGAAGCCACTCATTTCATAACAGACAAGTTTACACATACAAAGAATATGCTGGAAGCAATGGCTCTTGGTAACTTAGTATTGACACACTCATGGCTTGAGAGTTGTGGACAAGCCAACTTTTTGATTGatgagaaaaattatattttgagggatatgaaaaaggaaaaggaaatagGCTTTACCATGCCAGTTTCTCTTGCTCGAGCAAGACAAAAGCCACTCCTGAAG CTAGTGGATGAAAAACAGATATTTGCAGACAAGAATGATAATATCTTAGATGATCTATTGGTTCTTTCTTGTGAAGAAGACTTTGCAATATGCCGCCATTTCCTTAAGAGAG GAGCTGCTGTTTACAGTTCAGAGCTTGTTCTGAATGGAATTATAATCCAGAAATTGGAACTCGAGAGGTATAACTTGATATATGAAAGCCATTTATCCTTCATATTGATGATATGA
- the LOC11428882 gene encoding gibberellin-regulated protein 11 isoform X2 — MALFKLLVTSLLVTFVTLHLVHALDHPVHAETQVSLQQQIDCNGACAARCRLSSRPHLCHRACGTCCSRCNCVPPGTSGNQEMCPCYANQTTHGGRRKCP, encoded by the exons ATGGCTCTCTTTAAGCTTTTAGTTACATCTCTTCTGGTAACTTTTGTCACTCTCCATCTTGTTCATGCTTTGGACCACCCG GTACACGCAGAAACTCAGGTTTCTCTTCAGCAGCAGATAG ATTGCAATGGAGCATGTGCTGCTAGGTGCCGTTTATCATCACGGCCGCACCTCTGCCACAGGGCATGTGGAACTTGCTGCAGTCGGTGCAACTGCGTGCCGCCGGGAACTTCCGGTAACCAAGAAATGTGTCCCTGCTATGCCAACCAAACCACCCATGGAGGCAGACGCAAGTGCCCTTGA
- the LOC11437115 gene encoding arginine decarboxylase, whose protein sequence is KDIKEKGGKSETPKLRPLFSSLLNGFVVPSKCNQDKFFVEDIVEFGWQFRLGLEAGSKPELLLALSCLCKGNREAFLVCNGFKDNLVGRKLALNGVIALEQEEELNMVVEISNKLYIRLELLADGVGEAAQIYLLLMG, encoded by the coding sequence aaagacataaaagagaAAGGGGGAAAATCTGAAACTCCCAAATTGCGTCCTCTCTTCTCATCTCTCCTAAATGGGTTTGTTGTTCCTTCGAAGTGTAATCAGGACAAGTTTTTTGTAGAGGATATTGTTGAATTTGGTTGGCAGTTTAGGTTGGGGTTGGAAGCTGGATCGAAGCCTGAATTGCTTTTGGCTTTGAGCTGTTTGTGTAAAGGTAACAGAGAAGCTTTTCTGGTTTGTAATGGATTCAAAGACAATTTGGTTGGGAGGAAGCTTGCTTTGAACGGTGTTATTGCTCTTGAGCAAGAGGAAGAGCTTAATATGGTGGTTGAGATTAGCAACAAGCTTTATATTCGTCTTGAATTGCTTGCTGATGGTGTTGGGGAAGCTGCACAAATTTATCTATTGCTTATGGGTTAG
- the LOC11442507 gene encoding FACT complex subunit SSRP1: MPSEDSKPVKKQDDNDKISSLKKPKNSNTKPLSKGSKLKKLLKEETEPISRATSASRSKVKKELKDDDDDSDEDDDDKPIAKKISKTKVVKEEVKKKKKVKKEEEVVVTETKVKKVKKVYDLPGQKRDPPEERDPSRVFYETLHEQIPTSEMAQIWLMESGLLPKEVAKKVFEKKQKKALQQVTSPVKSVTAVKKSTKSVTVKKESPATPNSSIKKKPTNSTSKQTNSTLKPTKKRKSESSSSEDYDSDFDVGSATKKKRKVA, encoded by the exons ATGCCTTCTGAAGATTCGAAACCCGTGAAAAAACAAGACGACAACGACAAGATTTCTAGTTTGAAAAAACCCAAAAACTCCAACACTAAACCTCTTTCTAAGGGTTCAAAACTCAAGAAATTACTCAAAGAAGAAACAGAACCCATTTCTCGTGCCACTTCAGCTTCTCGCTCCAAAGTTAAGAAGGAACTCAaggacgatgatgatgattccgaCGAAGACGACGATGACAAACCTATCGCCAAAAAGATCTCCAAAACCAAG GTTGTGAAGGAAGaagtgaagaaaaagaagaaggtaAAGAAAGAGGAAGAGGTTGTTGTTACAGAAACAAAGGTTAAGAAAGTAAAGAAGGTTTATGATTTACCTGGACAAAAACGTGATCCACCTGAAGAG AGAGATCCTTCTAGGGTTTTCTACGAGACTTTACATGAACAAATTCCCACTAGCGAAATGGCACAAATCTG GTTGATGGAATCAGGCTTACTTCCTAAAGAGGTGGCAAAGAAAGTATTTGAGAAGAAGCAAAAGAAAGCTCTGCAGCAGGTCACTTCTCCTGTTAAGTCTGTAACTGCTGTGAAGAAAAGCACCAAATCTGTTACAGTTAAGAAAGAAAGCCCAGCTACCCCAAATTCTTCCATTAAAAAGAAGCCAACAAACTCCACATCAAAGCAGACAAACTCCACATTGAAGCCAACCAAGAAGCGCAAATCTGAAAGTTCAAGCTCTGAGGATTATGACTCTGATTTTGACGTTGGTTCAGcaacaaaaaagaagagaaaagtgGCTTAA
- the LOC120579641 gene encoding uncharacterized protein: MINLIHKRDEVNDANSDENYQETELFEDTLVINGPFTEIGLENLDLNNTEIVEDSEPVEDMITGTVCEYETEVVFDSEDEEMNNTGKVTVGKRFLEDESSPTVYNSSVLFKKRLPKLPCEQANSKSNGTTCGKSITGESFDDNNHQYLPAMSYDAHSPTVAALGFVDQYLSQIDVDLFQGFQNGKIAMEKSPQVSSARGSISLAKKFKARTQSEDKDPLKWADSDQNLKEAGIFCKKLEASFSFGSHGLTYNRRRQQKGSRLQNQGKCSASNGCDENQGNYSASNQCDENLVQEPTMATDNNNSLKELYVESCAARGDVDIYTSVAHTEDMLILA; encoded by the exons ATGATCAATCTCATTCATAAGC GAGATGAAGTTAATGATGCAAATAGCGATGAGAATTATCAGGAAACTGAGCTTTTTGAGGATACCTTAGTGATCAACGGTCCATTCACCGAAATTGGGTTGGAAAATCTCGATCTGAATAATACCGAGATTGTAGAGGATTCAGAGCCTGTAGAGGATATGATAACTGGTACAGTATGTGAGTATGAGACAGAAGTTGTGTTTGATAGCGAGGACGAAGAAATGAATAATACAGGCAAAGTGACTGTTGGTAAAAGATTTCTTGAGGATGAAAGTAGTCCAACGGTATACAATTCTTCGGTGCTCTTCAAGAAGAGATTGCCTAAGCTACCATGTGAGCAAGcaaactcaaaatcaaatgGCACCACTTGTGGGAAATCTATTACTG GTGAGAGCTTTGATGACAACAACCATCAATATCTACCTGCTATGTCATATGATGCTCACTCACCAACCGTAGCTGCACTAGGCTTTGTGGATCAGTACTTGTCACAGATAGATGTGGATCTATTTCAAGGATTTCAAAATGGAAAGATTGCAATGGAGAAGTCACCTCAAGTCTCGAGTGCAAGAGGATCAATTAGTCTGGCTAAGAAATTTAAAGCTCGGACGCAAAGTGAAGATAAAGACCCACTCAAATGGGCTGACAgtgatcaaaatttaaaagaagCTGGTATTTTCTGTAAAAAACTTGAAGCATCTTTCAGTTTTGGAAGCCATGGACTGACGTATAACAGAAGAAGACAGCAAAAAGGTAGTCGTCTTCAGAACCAAGGAAAATGTAGTGCAAGTAATGGATGTGATGAGAACCAAGGAAACTATAGTGCAAGTAATCAATGTGATGAGAATTTAGTCCAAGAACCAACAATGGCAACTGACAATAATAACTCTCTCAAGGAGTTGTATGTTGAGTCATGTGCCGCAAGAGGCGatgttgatatttatacaaGTGTAGCACATACAGAAGACATGCTGATATTGGCTTAG
- the LOC11432127 gene encoding ER lumen protein-retaining receptor erd-2.2, with amino-acid sequence MKATKSPIHAVTKWLRRQPPKMKLFLAILSGIAALVFLRMIVHDHDNLFVAAEFVHALGVALLIYKLAQEKTCAGLSLKSQELTAIFLAVRLYCSFVMEYDIHTLLDTATLGTTLWVIYMIRFKLKSSYMDAKDNLAIYYVVIPCAVLSLLIHPTTRHHYANRILWAFCVYLEAVSVLPQLRVMQNTKIVEPFTAHYVFALGVARFLSCAHWVLQVLDTRGRLLTALGYGLWPSMVLLSEIVQTSILADFCYYYIKSLVGGQLVLRLPSGVV; translated from the exons ATGAAGGCTACGAAAAGCCCGATCCACGCCGTGACCAAATGGCTTCGCCGGCAACCGCCGAAGATGAAGTTGTTTCTGGCGATTCTTTCGGGCATTGCAGCTTTGGTTTTTCTTAGAATGATCGTTCACGACCACGACAATCTCTTCGTAGCTGCTGAGTTTGTGCATGCATTAGGAGTTGCCCTCCTCATTTACAAGCTTGCTCAAGAAAAAACATGTGCCG GACTCTCGCTTAAATCACAGGAACTCACAGCTATATTTCTAGCAGTTAGACTATACTGCAGTTTTGTCATGGAATACGATATACACACCTTACTCGATACTGCAACATTGGGGACGACCCTCTGGGTTATTTATATGATACGCTTCAAACTGAAATCCAGTTATATGGATGCTAAGGACAACCTTGCAATATACTATGTG GTGATACCTTGTGCTGTACTGTCTTTGCTTATTCACCCAACAACCCGGCATCATTATGCTAACAGGATTCTCTGGGCTTTTTGTGTTTATCTTGAAGCTGTGTCGGTTCTACCTCAGTTGCGGGTCATGCAGAACACTAAG ATTGTTGAACCATTCACAGCACACTATGTTTTTGCCCTTGGAGTTGCAAGGTTCTTGAGTTGTGCACATTGGGTTCTGCAG GTATTAGATACTCGTGGACGTCTATTAACTGCTTTGGGTTATGGATTGTGGCCTTCTATGGTACTTCTATCAGAAATTGTCCAAACTTCAATCCTGGCAGATTTCTGCTACTACTACATCAAGAG CCTTGTTGGGGGACAACTTGTTCTTAGGCTTCCTTCGGGAGTGGTGTGA
- the LOC11436127 gene encoding uncharacterized protein isoform X2 — MKHQPSHPREKNNNVEEDIIRYNRKGKCLVADPVASDVKTKCLNLSTSSYGVARKSSLNHQVEVSPHISVTSSFSKVDSWAYPKGPRGKRKQANAPRVLCIDDKENNVYSTRSPEGRNAVRKSCLLPVSAGDAIKFETLHDMRPLLLEHVEILSNKSVVQSSSEISASVAPSEGIKISNANHTCNKHRKKACEKNLPKSSLLKELSRLGVPKSTLEMMNKDLRHRRDMTNVRVLFSQQLDGNVLKQQQKILARLNISTASNSVEATHFITDKFTHTKNMLEAMALGNLVLTHSWLESCGQANFLIDEKNYILRDMKKEKEIGFTMPVSLARARQKPLLKLVDEKQIFADKNDNILDDLLVLSCEEDFAICRHFLKRGAAVYSSELVLNGIIIQKLELERLQWSMCC, encoded by the exons ATGAAACATCAACCAAGCCATCCTAGAGAGAAGAACAATAATGTTGAGGAGGATATTATTAGATATAACAGGAAGGGAAAGTGTTTAGTggcagatccagtggcttcagATGTTAAGACTAAATGTCTTAATTTATCTACTAGCTCATATGGCGTGGCTAGGAAGAGCAGTTTGAACCACCAGGTTGAAGTTAGTCCACATATATCAGTTACCAGCAGTTTTTCAAAGGTTGATTCTTGGGCTTATCCGAAAGGACCAAGAGGGAAAAGAAAGCAAGCTAATGCCCCAAGAGTTTTGTGTATTGATGATAAAGAAAACAATGTCTATTCCACTAGAAGTCCAGAGGGCCGAAATGCTGTGCGTAAATCTTGTCTTCTCCCAGTTTCAGCTGGTGATGCTATAAAATTTGAAACACTGCATGATATGCGTCCCTTGTTGCTGGAACATGTTGAAATATTATCAAACAAGAGTGTTGTACAATCGAGTTCAGAAATTTCTGCTTCAGTTGCTCCAAGTGAAggcataaaaatttcaaatgctAACCATACATGCAATAAGCACCGCAAAAAAGCATGTGAGAAAAACCTGCCAAAGTCTTCACTTTTGAAGGAACTTAGCAGATTAGGTGTTCCCAAATCCACATTAGAAATGATGAATAAAGATTTGAGACATCGAAGAGATATGACAAATGTTCGAGTTCTGTTTAGTCAACAGTTGGATGGCAATGTCCTCAAGCAACAACAGAAG ATCTTGGCGCGTCTTAATATATCTACTGCATCAAACTCAGTGGAAGCCACTCATTTCATAACAGACAAGTTTACACATACAAAGAATATGCTGGAAGCAATGGCTCTTGGTAACTTAGTATTGACACACTCATGGCTTGAGAGTTGTGGACAAGCCAACTTTTTGATTGatgagaaaaattatattttgagggatatgaaaaaggaaaaggaaatagGCTTTACCATGCCAGTTTCTCTTGCTCGAGCAAGACAAAAGCCACTCCTGAAG CTAGTGGATGAAAAACAGATATTTGCAGACAAGAATGATAATATCTTAGATGATCTATTGGTTCTTTCTTGTGAAGAAGACTTTGCAATATGCCGCCATTTCCTTAAGAGAG GAGCTGCTGTTTACAGTTCAGAGCTTGTTCTGAATGGAATTATAATCCAGAAATTGGAACTCGAGAG
- the LOC11428882 gene encoding gibberellin-regulated protein 11 isoform X1, which yields MALFKLLVTSLLVTFVTLHLVHALDHPEPQVHAETQVSLQQQIDCNGACAARCRLSSRPHLCHRACGTCCSRCNCVPPGTSGNQEMCPCYANQTTHGGRRKCP from the exons ATGGCTCTCTTTAAGCTTTTAGTTACATCTCTTCTGGTAACTTTTGTCACTCTCCATCTTGTTCATGCTTTGGACCACCCG GAACCGCAGGTACACGCAGAAACTCAGGTTTCTCTTCAGCAGCAGATAG ATTGCAATGGAGCATGTGCTGCTAGGTGCCGTTTATCATCACGGCCGCACCTCTGCCACAGGGCATGTGGAACTTGCTGCAGTCGGTGCAACTGCGTGCCGCCGGGAACTTCCGGTAACCAAGAAATGTGTCCCTGCTATGCCAACCAAACCACCCATGGAGGCAGACGCAAGTGCCCTTGA